In the Diprion similis isolate iyDipSimi1 chromosome 2, iyDipSimi1.1, whole genome shotgun sequence genome, one interval contains:
- the LOC124416569 gene encoding uncharacterized protein LOC124416569 isoform X4, with protein MATDAPPVLLPCTICSRTFKPQSLEKHTKICERAAAKKRKPFDSAKQRIQGTDLAEFLPKQGKRRPPIHEDKPSKPKTSWKQTHDEFLRAIRAARGEVDDVSAPRQVAAVAPTTAPTRANEKGTCPTCNRQFGIKAYDRHVAWCKERATRLPVSPATNIAKERLEARINYRAPALRNRRLTNREKYSPGSTANVSTASKMSPPGPKPKESVSLPSCVKASDSLVKSKPAVARRLGHTKETPNLPGPMKSRLVDRTNRPAEEYESGPMSTRTSSSNPRRSLLPNASPKSVKTNFKNTSPPPKSARRSEIRSSLSPRLCKIHESTSSEPVKLKSNLLSVRGYNNPKVNDIDVNQDVIGMSVQPCNIHREHSMTSWKRISEEKTDSQIMEGNTDTSKMKNIIAEEPNSERCRGGVSEIFCNKKHGEDDEFEKAAERHRQSSLIESQKVMKCIPSSEVATAADISKLSWVENIEKLDKTYLIKESCGPDPDSLGLVIPPRKWKPIKNSPRVEFCVKDRMMTTVSESTINSYEGHSNLGCFGSPMNCNGHVNFTSTPVLDGIDANHADDTTNTIQNLEAGKDISAEEDLALSTESGNEWLADTKLQQEASVALELELIHSTANDSALQETMAINSPIETPVQTSPETPLSVTVQDDSPKVKSTKMSRRKKKKKKAVVKLTPRLKPLDQIAVVTEQPLNYTDFNKVYELPSNPLVNAKKAYADVVSPILGSSIKTKASLKHRKQRALTDRSVSQSQEIEVCQKDNESACRNPTQVDSQFDSSFELKASPFSSPRNSENLTASPSSKNYSHNKSSLKPLKNHLQVSMEEVGTVIQERESENSRKYWGSDHSTPRLARPCQKIQAMKRQSKHLDLCKKENLSIESLDGFRDGSAPDPSATDDELSWIMTPQLLSTRSIESVHSPSPQCSDANPLSESLKPECGDRRRCGTYVIEKTSVPGTSQNQSPVSDESLEDKPMEKRRKTDSMQQDLHETDVGKGDLMIGHEPGDGYSLNTSLTDSRTFLETTLEDDVSVDVDVRKIYDKYVNSNFDYDSENTVGASCSNEVDVGNEQTVMGDMDDRGFQKVTKVASDSNVIQAKTPRSPERVISRSSCQEASDMQRRIRRNMNILRGSTDSLVSMMDTASRSIQLISSSGCYDGEICRIQPIRGAIKTEGLLKFLPEINQAEDAVVASKSVEKKKKSSESTYWEKASRVSQHRLINLDPPKEKFRFIKRNPKSQFLPPIQPGSPLTMERPSGANQDYDPFVTAERQINELFADTNDQFLTEGLPLEGNRSPPSDSKLTQFPLSHSSAFVKYPSSPRANKRASVIAPPSEFDDFISDFSSDSTETNSTSQDFFINNLQTQTRDANDFDKLTEDCTRRVVIDKSKVALDEDVNANSCRGKTFVSSVERSRKILEKVSPKVVRPAMNRSNSVRSTRATSAPRAPERKSSLKKSISHTNDYSGLSNASNNNGYGALSGSNLSLSSMLSSEADIKRSNSVFDELLSSFEDDGSSFPSLKSFLKSDSVSTSMSSQVPDSRLRNGMISDEELSSPDSYKRQNHSKLSADSAYSSLNRKCSNHGRSTNDVGSRIEQEPLLKHGDAEVTSGKLKMSKFCHECGSRFPEPAKFCCECGVKRLVL; from the exons atgGCCACAGATGCGCCGCCCGTCCTTCTACCATGCACAATCTGCTCGCGGACGTTCAAGCCGCAATCGTTGGAAAAGCACACAAAGATCTGCGAGCGAGCAGCcgccaaaaaaagaaaacccttCGACTCTGCCAAACAGCGTATCCAGGGCACCGACCTAGCCGAGTTTCTGCCTAAGCAGGGAAAACGGCGGCCGCCAATCCACGAGGACAAACCTTCCAAGCCCAAGACCTCCTGGAAACAGACGCACGATGAATTTTTGCGTGCCATACGAGCTGCTCGTGGCGAAGTC gaCGACGTATCGGCACCGCGGCAGGTAGCCGCTGTCGCCCCTACGACGGCTCCGACTCGTGCCAACGAGAAGGGTACATGTCCCACCTGCAATCGGCAATTCGGCATCAAAGCCTACGACCGACACGTGGCTTGGTGCAAAGAACGTGCGACTCGTCTTCCGGTAAGCCCAGCAACAAACATTGCGAAAGAGCGTCTAGAAGCTCGGATAAACTACCGAGCACCGGCACTGAGAAACCGCCGGTTGACCAACCGAGAGAAGTATTCCCCTGGTTCGACAGCGAACGTATCTACGGCAAGCAAAATGTCACCACCTGGACCAAAGCCTAAGGAAAGCGTATCTTTACCTAGCTGTGTTAAGGCTAGCGACAGTCTTGTGAAATCGAAGCCAGCAGTCGC CAGGCGGTTGGGTCATACCAAAGAAACACCGAATCTACCTGGACCGATGAAATCACGATTGGTGGATCGAACGAACAG GCCGGCCGAAGAATACGAGTCCGGACCCATGTCTACTCGAACCTCTTCCTCAAATCCTCGACGTTCCCTATTACCTAACGCCTCCCCAAAATCCGTAAAAACCAACTTTAAGAATACGTCGCCACCCCCAAAGTCAGCTCGTCGGTCAGAAATCAGGTCCAGTCTTTCACCGCGTCTTTGTAAGATACATGAGTCTACTAGCAGCGAGCCtgtgaaattaaaaagcaATTTGCTTTCGGTAAGAGGTTACAATAATCCAAAAGTAAATGACATCGATGTGAATCAGGACGTCATCGGCATGTCAGTCCAACCTTGCAACATTCATAGAGAACATAGCATGACCAGTTGGAAACGGATCAGCGAGGAGAAGACAGATTCACAGATAATGGAAGGCAATACGGAtacttcaaaaatgaaaaatattattgctgAAGAGCCAAATAGTGAGAGATGCAGGGGTGGAGTATCAGAGAtcttttgtaataaaaaacatGGCGAAGATGATGAATTTGAGAAAGCTGCTGAACGCCATCGCCAAAGTTCGTTGATAGAATCCCAAAAAGTCATGAAATGCATTCCATCATCCGAAGTTGCGACTGCCGCTGATATCTCGAAATTGTCTTGGGTTGAGAATATAGAAAAACTTGATAAGACTTATCTGATCAAGGAGTCATGTGGTCCAGATCCCGACTCACTAGGTTTAGTAATCCCGCCGAGGAAATGGAAACCAATAAAAAATAGCCCGCGGGTGGAGTTTTGCGTAAAAGATAGAATGATGACGACTGTATCAGAGTCCACAATAAACTCTTATGAAGGCCATAGTAACTTGGGCTGCTTTGGAAGTCCTATGAATTGCAATGGGCACGTTAACTTCACCAGCACACCTGTTCTAGATGGTATTGATGCCAATCATGCTGACGATACGACTAATACAATTCAGAATCTAGAAGCTGGGAAGGATATTAGTGCTGAAGAGGATCTTGCATTGTCAACAGAGTCAGGAAACGAATGGCTAGCTGATACCAAGCTGCAGCAGGAAGCGTCAGTGGCGTTAGAGCTAGAATTAATCCATTCGACAGCGAATGATTCTGCACTTCAGGAAACAATGGCGATTAATTCGCCAATCGAGACACCAGTGCAGACTTCACCGGAGACACCTTTGAGCGTAACTGTCCAGGACGATTCGCCAAAAGTCAAATCAACCAAGATGAGtcgtagaaaaaagaaaaagaaaaaggctGTCGTCAAACTCACTCCCCGTTTAAAACCTCTCGATCAAATAGCTGTGGTCACAGAACAGCCATTGAATTATACTGATTTTAATAAGGTTTATGAATTGCCATCGAACCCGCTGGTTAACGCGAAGAAAGCTTATGCTGACGTTGTTAGTCCGATTCTGGGAAGCTCTATTAAAACAAAGGCCTCTTTAAAACATCGAAAGCAACGGGCTCTGACGGATCGCAGTGTGTCACAGTCACAGGAAATCGAGGTCTGCCAAAAAGATAATGAAAGTGCATGTCGCAATCCAACACAAGTGGATTCACAATTTGATTCGTCATTCGAATTGAAGGCTTCTCCATTTTCATCTCCAAGAAATTCTGAGAACTTGACGGCGAGCCCTTCAAGTAAAAATTACAGCCATAACAAAAGTTCCTTAAAACCATTAAAGAATCATCTACAAGTTTCAATGGAAGAGGTTGGAACCGTTATTCAGGAACGAGAGAGTGAAAATTCGAGAAAGTATTGGGGTAGTGATCATTCTACGCCTAGATTAGCTCGACCTTGTCAAAAAATACAAGCAATGAAAAGACAGTCAAAGCATTTGGAtctttgcaaaaaagaaaatctctcCATTGAATCATTGGATGGTTTCCGCGACGGTTCGGCTCCTGATCCAAGTGCTACCGACGACGAACTTTCCTGGATCATGACGCCCCAACTATTGTCAACACGATCTATTGAATCAGTGCATTCGCCGTCACCTCAATGCAGTGACGCGAACCCTTTGAGCGAATCTCTAAAGCCAGAGTGTGGCGATAGACGAAGATGTGGAACTTACGTAATAGAAAAAACATCAGTTCCTGGTACTTCCCAGAATCAAAGCCCCGTGTCGGACGAGTCCCTCGAGGATAAGCCAATGGAAAAGCGGCGTAAAACGGACTCAATGCAACAAGATTTGCATGAAACGGACGTTGGAAAAGGTGATCTAATGATTGGTCATGAACCTGGGGATGGTTACAGCCTGAATACATCGCTCACCGACTCAAGAACCTTCTTGGAGACAACGCTCGAAGATGACGTCTCGGTGGATGTCGACGTGCGGAAAATATATGACAAATATGTCAACAGCAACTTCGACTACGACAGCGAAAATACTGTCGGTGCAAGTTGCTCAAACGAAGTTGATGTTGGTAATGAACAAACTGTGATGGGCGATATGGATGATCGGGGTTTCCAAAAGGTTACGAAAGTTGCTTCGGATTCGAATGTGATTCAGGCTAAGACTCCGCGCTCTCCGGAAAGAGTAATTTCCCGATCAAGTTGCCAAGAGGCTTCTGATATGCAACGACGGATTCGCAGGAATATGAATATCTTAAGAGGGAGTACTGACAGTCTGGTATCAATGATGGATACAGCGTCGAGGAGCATTCAGTTGATTTCTTCTTCGGGCTGCTATGACGGAGAAATTTGCAGAATACAGCCGATTAGGGGTGCCATTAAGACAGAAGGTTTGTTGAAGTTTTTACCGGAGATCAACCAGGCAGAAGACGCCGTTGTAGCTTCAAAGAGcgtggaaaagaagaaaaagtcgTCAGAGTCGACATATTGGGAAAAAGCATCTAGAGTCTCCCAACACAGACTAATAAATCTCGACCCTCCGAAAGAAAAGTTTCGATTTATCAAGAGAAATCCCAAAAGCCAATTCCTTCCACCTATCCAACCCGGAAGTCCTCTCACTATGGAACGTCCAAG TGGAGCCAACCAGGACTACGACCCGTTCGTGACTGCTGAAAGGCAAATCAACGAGTTGTTCGCGGATACTAATGATCAGTTCCTGACGGAGGGTCTGCCACTGGAGGGCAATCGCTCTCCACCCAGTGATTCAAAACTCACGCAATTCCCGCTTTCGCATTCCTCAGCTTTTGTCAAATATCCCTCTTCACCGCGGGCTAATAAACGCGCTTCCGTTATCGCGCCACCGTCAGAATTTGACGATTTTATATCTGACTTTTCCAGCGACTCGACCGAGACGAATTCCACGTCTCaggattttttcataaacaatTTGCAAACGCAAACGAGAGACGCAAACGACTTCGACAAACTGACAGAGGACTGTACCAGACGCGTAGTTATCGACAAGTCAAAGGTCGCGTTAGATGAAGATGTTAACGCGAACTCTTGTCGTGGCAAGACGTTTGTTAGCTCGGTAGAAAGGTCACGTAAGATTCTTGAAAAGGTTTCGCCGAAAGTTGTTCGGCCCGCCATGAACAGGTCGAATTCAGTTCGCTCTACAAGGGCTACATCGGCACCTAGAGCACCGGAGCGCAAGAGTTCACTTAAGAAATCGATCTCACATACGAATGATTACTCGGGTCTTTCGAACGCGTCGAATAATAACGGCTACGGGGCTTTATCCGGAAGTAATTTGAGCCTTAGTTCAATGCTGTCCTCGGAGGCAGACATAAAAAGATCAAATTCGGTGTTTGACGAACTCTTGAGCTCCTTCGAAGACGACGGCTCTTCCTTTCCGTCCCTGAAATCCTTCCTAAAGAGTGATTCCGTCTCTACCTCAATGTCCAGCCAGGTTCCGGATAGCAGGCTGCGCAACGGGATGATCAGCGACGAGGAATTATCATCGCCGGATAGCTACAAACGCCAGAACCACAGCAAGCTGAGTGCCGACTCTGCCTATAGCag TTTAAATCGCAAATGTTCCAATCATGGACGCAGCACGAACGATGTAGGATCCAGAATAGAGCAGGAGCCATTACTGAAGCACGGGGATGCTGAAGTTACatcaggaaaattgaagatgtcCAAGTTTTGCCACGAGTGCGGATCCAGGTTTCCCGAACCAGCAAAATTCTGTTGTGAATGTGGAGTCAAGAGGCTTGTTCTATGA